One Kitasatospora sp. NBC_01287 DNA window includes the following coding sequences:
- a CDS encoding thiamine pyrophosphate-binding protein has protein sequence MTSRPARVAMLEQFTADGVQYMFGNPGTVEQGFLDELRGFPDLQYVLALQEAVVVGIADGYARATRRPTLLQLHSGVGLGNGIGMLYQAMRGHAPLVVVVGESGLAYDSMDAQMAADLVGMAKPVTKWATRVVDPNSTLRVLRRAFKVAATPPYGPVLVVLPADVMDAETTEEVVPTSYLTTTSVPDSAGVEQAAALLAGARHPLVIAGDGVHFSGAQPELAEFAETWGAQVWGADWAEVNLSVEHPLYGGQLGHMFGEVSAKVIGAADGVLIVGTYALPEVYPLLDGVFAPGAKVVHLDLDSGAIAKNFPVDLGLLADPKATLPRLTEALRGKLTGERRAEAQGRLARAERQRAEDQAAALAEGAAAAQEPLSAAYFGFELAKQLPADAVLFDEALTSSPGLFRHLPVNRPGHWHQTRGGSLGVGIPGAIGAKLAHPERTVVGFTGDGGSMYTVQGLWTAARYDIAAKFVICNNGRYRLLDLNIEEYWRTQHVDEHAFPEPFDLSDPAIDFVKLAESLRVRALRVEKPEQVAPAITEALAHPGPFLIDLVIGR, from the coding sequence ATGACCAGCAGGCCGGCCCGGGTGGCCATGCTAGAACAGTTCACAGCCGACGGTGTGCAGTACATGTTCGGCAACCCCGGCACCGTCGAACAGGGCTTCCTGGACGAGCTGCGCGGCTTCCCCGACCTGCAGTACGTGCTGGCGCTGCAGGAGGCGGTGGTGGTCGGCATCGCCGACGGCTACGCGCGGGCCACCCGCAGGCCCACCCTGCTCCAGCTCCACTCCGGGGTGGGCCTGGGCAACGGGATCGGCATGCTCTACCAGGCGATGCGCGGCCACGCCCCGCTGGTCGTGGTGGTCGGCGAGTCCGGCCTGGCCTACGACAGCATGGACGCCCAGATGGCCGCCGACCTGGTCGGGATGGCCAAGCCGGTGACCAAGTGGGCCACCCGGGTGGTGGATCCCAACTCCACCCTGCGGGTGCTGCGCCGGGCCTTCAAGGTGGCCGCCACCCCGCCCTACGGCCCGGTCCTGGTGGTGCTGCCGGCCGATGTGATGGACGCCGAGACCACCGAGGAGGTGGTCCCCACCTCCTACCTGACCACCACCAGCGTCCCGGACAGTGCCGGCGTCGAGCAGGCCGCCGCGCTGCTGGCCGGCGCCCGCCACCCGCTGGTGATCGCCGGCGACGGCGTCCACTTCTCCGGCGCCCAGCCCGAGTTGGCCGAGTTCGCGGAGACCTGGGGCGCCCAGGTCTGGGGCGCGGACTGGGCCGAGGTCAACCTCTCCGTCGAACACCCGCTCTACGGTGGGCAGTTGGGCCACATGTTCGGCGAGGTCAGCGCCAAGGTGATCGGCGCCGCCGACGGCGTGCTGATCGTCGGGACCTACGCGCTGCCCGAGGTCTACCCGCTGCTGGATGGGGTCTTCGCGCCCGGCGCCAAGGTGGTCCACCTGGACCTGGACAGCGGCGCGATCGCCAAGAACTTCCCGGTCGACCTCGGCCTGCTGGCCGACCCCAAGGCCACCCTGCCCAGGCTCACCGAGGCGCTGCGCGGCAAGCTGACCGGCGAGCGCCGGGCCGAGGCCCAGGGCCGGCTGGCCCGGGCCGAGCGGCAGCGGGCCGAGGACCAGGCCGCGGCCCTGGCCGAGGGTGCGGCCGCGGCCCAGGAGCCGCTCAGCGCGGCCTACTTCGGCTTCGAACTGGCCAAGCAGCTGCCCGCCGACGCCGTCCTCTTCGACGAGGCGCTGACCTCCTCGCCGGGCCTCTTCCGCCACCTGCCGGTCAACCGGCCGGGCCACTGGCACCAGACCCGCGGCGGTTCGCTGGGCGTCGGCATCCCCGGTGCGATCGGCGCGAAGCTGGCCCACCCCGAGCGCACCGTGGTCGGCTTCACCGGCGACGGCGGCAGCATGTACACCGTCCAGGGGCTGTGGACCGCCGCCCGCTACGACATCGCCGCCAAGTTCGTGATCTGCAACAACGGCCGCTACCGGCTGCTCGACCTGAACATCGAGGAGTACTGGCGCACCCAGCACGTCGACGAGCACGCCTTCCCCGAGCCGTTCGACCTGTCCGACCCGGCGATCGACTTCGTCAAGCTCGCCGAGTCGCTGCGGGTGCGCGCGCTGCGGGTGGAGAAGCCCGAGCAGGTGGCGCCCGCCATCACCGAGGCGCTGGCCCACCCCGGCCCGTTCCTGATCGACCTCGTCATCGGCCGCTGA
- a CDS encoding NAD(P)H-binding protein, which produces MESPTAVIGGTGRLGRLITRRLLEQGGPVRVVGRSAGSARSAAPAAGAGLSYLRGDVREIESLVAPLAGCSAVVYSVEPGTADAGPDSPRATMYQGVLNLLGALGTARPHVVLISQIYVTRRGHSMNAYGRLLDWRLAGEDALRAADLPHTVIRPSWLTDHRAAGGRIRLEQGDLGDGKISRADVAEAAVQALHLPEGARTTFEMYNEPGPADPDWPLLLGALRRDEPAAVAR; this is translated from the coding sequence ATGGAGAGTCCGACAGCGGTGATCGGCGGGACCGGCCGGCTGGGCCGGCTGATCACCCGCAGGCTGCTCGAACAGGGCGGCCCTGTCCGGGTCGTGGGCCGCAGCGCCGGGTCCGCCAGGAGCGCGGCCCCTGCGGCCGGGGCGGGGCTTTCGTACCTGCGGGGCGACGTCCGCGAGATCGAGTCGCTGGTCGCCCCGCTGGCCGGCTGCTCGGCGGTGGTCTACAGCGTGGAGCCCGGCACCGCCGACGCGGGGCCCGACAGCCCGCGCGCCACCATGTACCAGGGCGTGCTCAACCTGCTGGGCGCGCTCGGCACCGCCCGCCCGCACGTGGTGCTGATCAGCCAGATCTACGTGACCCGCAGGGGCCACTCGATGAACGCCTACGGCCGGCTGCTGGACTGGCGGCTGGCCGGCGAGGACGCGCTGCGCGCCGCCGACCTGCCGCACACCGTGATCCGCCCCAGCTGGCTGACCGACCACCGGGCGGCCGGCGGCCGGATCCGGCTGGAGCAGGGCGACCTGGGCGACGGCAAGATCAGCCGGGCCGACGTGGCCGAGGCCGCAGTCCAGGCGCTGCACCTGCCCGAGGGCGCCCGGACCACCTTCGAGATGTACAACGAGCCGGGCCCGGCCGATCCCGACTGGCCGCTGCTGCTCGGCGCCCTGCGGCGCGACGAGCCCGCGGCGGTGGCCCGGTGA
- a CDS encoding VOC family protein, with product MSAGQPLPLRQLSACLSVADLDACATWYHEVLGFTPIRGLALPQFDAEVVYLGNGTQVLELMRVADGIELRRPLPPNHGALHGVSQLAFYVADLAETTEELKARGAELVTEVADVPALGVKALFVRDPEGHYLEFIQADWL from the coding sequence GTGAGCGCCGGACAGCCGCTGCCGCTGCGCCAGCTCTCCGCCTGCCTCTCGGTGGCGGACCTGGACGCCTGCGCCACCTGGTACCACGAGGTGCTCGGCTTCACCCCGATCCGCGGCCTGGCGCTGCCGCAGTTCGACGCCGAGGTGGTCTACCTGGGCAACGGCACCCAGGTGCTGGAGCTCATGCGGGTGGCAGACGGCATCGAGCTGCGCCGCCCGCTGCCGCCGAACCACGGCGCGCTGCACGGGGTGTCCCAACTCGCCTTCTACGTGGCTGACCTGGCCGAGACCACCGAAGAGCTCAAGGCCCGCGGCGCCGAGTTGGTCACCGAGGTGGCCGACGTCCCCGCGCTCGGCGTCAAGGCGCTCTTCGTGCGGGACCCGGAGGGCCACTACCTGGAGTTCATCCAGGCCGACTGGCTCTGA
- a CDS encoding ankyrin repeat domain-containing protein, which produces MTESPQSAATRAVAERWFTALTGGDFATALDCLADDVEWINYAPVPGYNDDMAWIGTVHDKQGVLDSLGVFTGVCEVGKEELVKIAVDGENAVGVIHEESVVKATGLPFEIEFIQWLTVREGKVVRWKSYTDPSEIIRAIRGDDDPRSRHTSRPLLDAVQAKDTALVTLLLAQGADPNTRDEDTGLTALLSAAGQADPATVRVLLSAGADPLTADSRAGATALHKACQGGSLEVAKALVEAGAFVDAVAPTTGHTPLMDALWYKYPDLVEYLLAQGAGLEVFTHYGFSLKQHFEYELNVNTRGKDLLLRAEQHLNDRRAADGAAVEAQRLMAAVAAGDTERVPALLAAGAAVDAVFPRLNGFNDGHIPLHVAARDGHTEIVRLLLEAGSDVNAVEPCFGASPLHKAVYNGHAEITALLVARPGINLDFQGATNGYTPLHDAIWHGYEECVRILLDAGARTDLVGHDGKTPLDLAAEVFGAEHELTRRLNVTAQ; this is translated from the coding sequence ATGACCGAATCCCCGCAGAGTGCCGCCACCCGCGCGGTGGCCGAGCGCTGGTTCACCGCCCTGACCGGCGGCGACTTCGCCACCGCGCTGGACTGCCTGGCCGACGACGTGGAGTGGATCAACTACGCCCCGGTCCCCGGCTACAACGACGACATGGCGTGGATCGGCACCGTGCACGACAAGCAGGGCGTGCTGGACAGCCTGGGCGTCTTCACCGGCGTCTGCGAGGTGGGCAAGGAGGAACTGGTCAAGATCGCGGTCGACGGCGAGAACGCCGTCGGCGTGATCCACGAGGAGTCGGTGGTCAAGGCGACCGGGCTGCCGTTCGAGATCGAGTTCATCCAGTGGCTGACCGTGCGCGAGGGCAAGGTCGTGCGCTGGAAGTCCTACACCGACCCCTCCGAGATCATCCGGGCGATCCGCGGCGACGACGACCCGCGCAGCCGGCACACCAGCCGCCCGCTGCTGGACGCCGTGCAGGCCAAGGACACCGCGCTGGTCACCCTGCTGCTCGCCCAGGGGGCCGACCCCAACACCCGCGACGAGGACACCGGCCTGACCGCGCTGCTGAGCGCGGCGGGCCAGGCGGACCCGGCCACCGTGCGGGTGCTGCTCTCGGCCGGGGCCGATCCGCTCACCGCGGACAGCCGGGCCGGCGCCACCGCGCTGCACAAGGCCTGCCAGGGCGGCAGCCTGGAGGTCGCCAAGGCGCTGGTCGAGGCCGGGGCCTTCGTGGACGCGGTGGCCCCGACCACCGGCCACACCCCGCTGATGGACGCGCTCTGGTACAAGTACCCGGACCTGGTGGAGTACCTGCTGGCCCAGGGCGCGGGGCTGGAGGTCTTCACCCACTACGGCTTCTCGCTCAAGCAGCACTTCGAGTACGAGCTGAACGTCAACACCCGGGGCAAGGACCTGCTGCTCCGCGCCGAGCAGCACCTCAACGACCGGCGGGCCGCCGACGGCGCCGCCGTCGAGGCGCAGCGGCTGATGGCGGCCGTGGCGGCCGGTGACACCGAGCGGGTGCCGGCCCTGCTGGCGGCCGGCGCGGCGGTCGACGCGGTCTTCCCCCGGCTGAACGGCTTCAACGACGGCCACATCCCGCTGCACGTGGCCGCCCGCGACGGACACACCGAGATCGTCCGGCTGCTGCTGGAGGCCGGCTCCGACGTCAACGCGGTGGAGCCCTGCTTCGGTGCCTCCCCGCTGCACAAGGCGGTCTACAACGGGCACGCGGAGATCACCGCGCTGCTGGTCGCCCGCCCGGGCATCAACCTGGACTTCCAGGGCGCCACCAACGGCTACACCCCGCTGCACGACGCCATCTGGCACGGCTACGAGGAGTGCGTGCGGATCCTGCTGGACGCCGGCGCCCGCACCGACCTGGTCGGCCACGACGGCAAGACCCCGCTGGACCTGGCCGCCGAGGTGTTCGGCGCCGAGCACGAGCTGACCCGCCGCCTGAACGTCACCGCGCAGTAG
- a CDS encoding EthD family reductase, protein MIHQLIFAHPRPGMTEQEFQRYWLEVHAPNFASKIPQIRKYAVDTRIPLGPEPADPLWSGIAEIWLENDEEQVASLQTPEFLQGARLDEPKWAAFWRTVVLDTDAHVVLPGPGPAHSHPVKLVLLVKRTNGSTVEQFRGRSLEQHAKLALELPGLVRYSQNFTRDGWYGLGETLLDGAYLFNFETEDALRAAYESPEFAALLADLEQFVEPRYIHQIAAVEHWFIGTE, encoded by the coding sequence ATGATCCATCAGCTGATCTTCGCCCACCCCAGGCCCGGCATGACCGAGCAGGAGTTCCAGCGCTACTGGCTGGAGGTGCACGCGCCGAACTTCGCCTCGAAGATCCCGCAGATCCGCAAGTACGCGGTGGACACCCGGATCCCGCTCGGCCCCGAGCCGGCCGACCCGCTCTGGAGCGGCATCGCCGAGATCTGGCTGGAGAACGACGAGGAGCAGGTCGCCTCGCTGCAGACCCCCGAGTTCCTCCAGGGCGCCCGGCTGGACGAGCCCAAGTGGGCCGCCTTCTGGCGCACCGTGGTGCTGGACACCGACGCCCACGTGGTGCTGCCCGGCCCCGGCCCGGCGCACTCGCACCCGGTCAAGCTGGTGCTGCTGGTCAAGCGGACCAACGGCAGCACCGTCGAGCAGTTCCGCGGCCGCTCGCTGGAGCAGCACGCCAAGCTCGCCCTGGAGCTGCCCGGCCTGGTCCGGTACAGCCAGAACTTCACCCGGGACGGCTGGTACGGCCTGGGCGAGACCCTGCTGGACGGCGCCTACCTGTTCAACTTCGAGACCGAGGACGCGCTCCGCGCGGCCTACGAGTCCCCCGAGTTCGCCGCCCTGCTGGCCGACCTGGAGCAGTTCGTCGAGCCGCGCTACATCCACCAGATCGCCGCCGTCGAACACTGGTTCATCGGCACCGAGTGA
- a CDS encoding muconolactone Delta-isomerase family protein, whose translation MLFYVQMKWKHEGRLTLDELWEVEQEEAEHAVETLNSGFCVGIWKVAAQKRVIAIIESPDAEELDRTALGRLPMREYLEFEQVWPLRDYLGFAEDVKKRYQV comes from the coding sequence ATGCTGTTCTACGTTCAGATGAAGTGGAAGCACGAAGGCAGACTCACCCTGGACGAGCTCTGGGAGGTCGAGCAGGAGGAGGCGGAGCACGCCGTCGAAACCCTCAACTCGGGTTTCTGCGTCGGGATCTGGAAGGTGGCGGCGCAGAAGCGGGTGATCGCCATCATCGAGTCGCCGGACGCCGAGGAGCTGGACCGCACGGCGCTGGGCCGGCTGCCGATGCGCGAGTACCTGGAGTTCGAGCAGGTCTGGCCGCTGCGCGACTACCTGGGCTTCGCCGAGGACGTCAAGAAGCGCTACCAGGTCTGA
- a CDS encoding IS701 family transposase, protein MSTISHRRETFAGERQDEISEFCQGLFAPFARSDQRRWGEVYLRGLLHASGRKTPANISEHVLGRRAVQPIQQFVNQSTWSFESVRRHLAERICSLTAPEAWAFDEVVFPKNGDRSAGVGRQFVASEGRMMNCQLALAASVVHKGGSLPVNWHLMLPRHWDRDHELRGQAHIPEDERHRPRWSYVLESVDEILHEWDVPIAPILADWSFEHEVEPLLLGLEERGLGYLVEIAPSAQLPVRRLAGHAGTHRRPAADLARDLGEHGERAVLSWQDRPENRARHSQFMVGRLPAGHHPKLHGPGARGARHLVVEWPFGRPQPRTYWVTNLPASRLAETVALAELRHKSSYGCERLQQFGLGDFEGRSFRGWHHHVTLASAALGYHALRELGEDELDDVLDDVLEEERAVE, encoded by the coding sequence GTGTCCACGATTTCGCACCGCCGCGAAACGTTCGCGGGGGAGCGGCAGGACGAAATCTCCGAGTTCTGCCAAGGGTTGTTCGCCCCCTTCGCCCGCTCCGACCAGCGGCGTTGGGGTGAGGTCTACCTGCGCGGCCTGTTGCACGCGAGCGGCCGCAAGACTCCCGCAAACATCTCCGAGCACGTGCTCGGGCGTCGCGCGGTCCAACCGATCCAGCAGTTCGTCAACCAGAGCACCTGGTCCTTCGAGAGCGTCAGACGCCATCTCGCGGAGCGGATCTGCTCGCTGACGGCGCCGGAGGCCTGGGCGTTCGACGAGGTGGTCTTCCCCAAGAACGGAGACCGCTCCGCCGGCGTGGGGCGGCAGTTCGTCGCCTCCGAGGGGCGGATGATGAACTGCCAGCTGGCCCTGGCGGCCTCGGTGGTGCACAAGGGCGGCAGCCTGCCGGTGAACTGGCACCTGATGCTGCCCAGGCACTGGGACCGCGACCACGAGCTGCGCGGTCAGGCGCACATCCCCGAGGACGAGCGCCACCGCCCGCGCTGGAGCTACGTGCTGGAGTCGGTGGACGAGATCCTGCACGAGTGGGACGTGCCGATCGCGCCCATCCTGGCCGACTGGTCCTTCGAGCACGAGGTCGAGCCGCTGCTGCTGGGCCTGGAGGAGCGCGGTCTGGGCTACCTGGTCGAGATCGCGCCCAGTGCCCAGCTGCCGGTACGCCGGTTGGCCGGGCACGCCGGCACCCACCGCAGGCCCGCCGCCGACCTGGCCAGGGACCTGGGCGAGCACGGCGAGCGCGCGGTGCTCTCCTGGCAGGACCGCCCGGAGAACCGGGCCCGGCACTCGCAGTTCATGGTGGGGCGGCTGCCGGCCGGGCACCACCCCAAGCTGCACGGCCCGGGGGCCCGCGGGGCCCGCCACCTGGTGGTCGAATGGCCCTTCGGCCGCCCGCAGCCGCGCACCTACTGGGTGACCAACCTGCCCGCGAGCCGGTTGGCCGAGACCGTCGCGCTGGCCGAGCTGCGGCACAAGTCCAGCTACGGCTGCGAGCGGTTGCAGCAGTTCGGGCTCGGCGACTTCGAGGGCCGCTCCTTCCGGGGCTGGCACCACCACGTGACGCTGGCCTCGGCCGCGCTCGGCTACCACGCGCTGCGCGAGCTGGGCGAGGACGAGCTGGACGACGTGCTGGACGACGTGCTGGAGGAGGAGCGGGCCGTGGAGTGA
- a CDS encoding type 1 glutamine amidotransferase domain-containing protein produces the protein MAKKRILVVLSEYGYWGEELIGPLETFDKAGYEVTFATPTGKRAVALPPSYDPEFIDPPLGRSVTSTEMAEKVKAVEASDRLDNPLDLSSWLPDRPYRSRSDFLRAWEGYHTRRQHVQEQIAERYDALLIVGGSGPIVDLANNWRVHDLILAFYHLDLPIAAECYGVACLAFAREQDDRISIIRNKHVTGHCIEYDYKDGTGFVGTDFQIGPPSYPLEYILRDATAPRGAYHGNFGHVTSVIVDYPFITGRSTPDSYLTGQKVVEVLEQGLRQWGFQPDLYQA, from the coding sequence ATGGCGAAGAAGCGCATCCTCGTCGTGCTCTCGGAGTACGGGTACTGGGGAGAAGAGCTGATCGGTCCGCTGGAGACCTTCGACAAGGCCGGCTACGAGGTCACCTTCGCGACCCCGACCGGCAAGCGCGCGGTGGCGTTGCCGCCGAGCTACGACCCGGAGTTCATCGACCCGCCGCTGGGCCGCTCGGTCACCAGCACCGAGATGGCCGAGAAGGTCAAGGCGGTCGAGGCCTCGGACCGGCTGGACAACCCGCTGGACCTCTCCTCCTGGCTGCCCGACCGGCCCTACCGCAGCCGCTCCGACTTCCTGCGGGCCTGGGAGGGCTACCACACCCGCCGCCAGCACGTGCAGGAGCAGATCGCCGAGCGCTACGACGCGCTGCTGATCGTCGGCGGCAGCGGCCCGATCGTCGACCTGGCCAACAACTGGCGGGTGCACGACCTGATCCTGGCCTTCTACCACCTCGACCTGCCGATCGCGGCCGAGTGCTACGGGGTGGCCTGCCTGGCCTTCGCCCGTGAGCAGGACGACCGGATCAGCATCATCCGCAACAAGCACGTCACCGGCCACTGCATCGAGTACGACTACAAGGACGGCACCGGCTTCGTCGGCACCGACTTCCAGATCGGCCCGCCGTCCTACCCGCTCGAGTACATCCTGCGGGACGCCACCGCGCCGCGCGGCGCCTACCACGGCAACTTCGGCCACGTGACCTCGGTGATCGTCGACTACCCCTTCATCACCGGGCGTTCCACCCCCGATTCCTACCTCACCGGCCAGAAGGTGGTCGAGGTCCTGGAGCAGGGGCTGCGTCAGTGGGGCTTCCAGCCGGACCTGTACCAGGCCTGA
- a CDS encoding TMEM175 family protein → MNPIRHHHHDQQREAAPEPMEISTGRLEAFSDGVFAIAITLLVLDFQLPSGNGPLLDRLAHEWPALGAYVVSFLIIGVVWMNHHTMLHYIRRVDRVLLLFNLVLLMNVSFIPFPTHVLANALSSGHGERTAAVFYGLTLTLGGIPFNAVWIYASAGHRHLGKHITPAQALVLRKHFIMGPFMYLAATLVGLISAVASMTIFGVLLLFYMIEVLGTSSSASHPHEEQPRSPVQLLTAVAEPPPADAAGSAPAPAPEPAAQPTPRPVPRQPEQPPADQPVCEHCGHPRDEEAEPAPAH, encoded by the coding sequence ATGAATCCGATCCGCCATCACCACCACGACCAGCAGCGCGAAGCGGCCCCCGAGCCGATGGAGATCAGCACCGGACGACTGGAGGCGTTCAGCGACGGCGTGTTCGCGATCGCGATCACGCTGCTCGTGCTGGACTTCCAACTGCCTTCCGGGAACGGCCCGCTGCTGGACCGACTGGCCCACGAGTGGCCGGCGCTCGGCGCCTACGTGGTCAGTTTCCTGATCATCGGCGTGGTCTGGATGAACCATCACACGATGCTGCACTACATCCGCCGGGTCGACCGGGTGCTGCTGCTCTTCAACCTGGTGCTGCTGATGAACGTCTCGTTCATCCCGTTCCCCACCCACGTGCTGGCCAACGCGCTGAGCAGCGGGCACGGCGAGCGCACCGCCGCGGTCTTCTACGGACTGACCCTGACGCTGGGCGGCATACCGTTCAACGCCGTCTGGATCTACGCCTCGGCCGGGCACCGGCACCTCGGCAAGCACATCACCCCGGCACAGGCCCTCGTGCTGCGCAAGCACTTCATCATGGGGCCGTTCATGTACCTGGCGGCCACCCTGGTCGGGCTGATCAGCGCGGTGGCCAGCATGACCATCTTCGGGGTGTTGCTGCTCTTCTACATGATCGAGGTGCTGGGCACCTCCTCGAGCGCGTCCCACCCGCACGAGGAGCAGCCCCGCTCGCCGGTCCAGTTGCTGACCGCGGTGGCCGAGCCACCGCCGGCCGACGCGGCCGGGTCCGCGCCCGCCCCGGCGCCCGAGCCGGCGGCGCAGCCGACCCCGCGCCCCGTACCGCGGCAGCCGGAGCAGCCGCCCGCGGACCAGCCGGTGTGCGAGCACTGCGGCCACCCCAGGGACGAGGAGGCCGAGCCGGCGCCGGCGCACTGA